A stretch of the Acyrthosiphon pisum isolate AL4f chromosome A2, pea_aphid_22Mar2018_4r6ur, whole genome shotgun sequence genome encodes the following:
- the LOC103309824 gene encoding uncharacterized protein LOC103309824, with the protein MEEKFNAVVPGIKNSPGKFVSCQQRQMIINLYLSKMTDQSTMPDQRHIKYIDLIKWMTQETGIGQRTISKTLSEYRKKGTISSPNRRKVRPKFTERPNEFDKNAIRRRIHGFWHRKEFPTFEKIMATINDYPSLSNFSHTSMRKLLKDLNFVCTKIKQNNALTERGDIVCWRQKYLESIRYYRSQGRQIYYLDESWINVEESSKSVDTTIQYGQKNLSRKGKQLICVHIGSSDGFVAGGLLDFESKNNSNEYHDKINYVTFYEWFSSIIPLLKDNAVIVMDTASYHSVKKDTFPLISWEKSKIIKWLENNGKLIHRPMVKHQLLEEAEQFRPGCEKYVIDELAKKNNKIVLRLPPYHSELNPIELAWSFVKHYVKTNNMTFKLPDVQKLLHEAVERVTPQMWKNYINQVMEEEDKLFEIDFIIDEILEAELTESSALYFVTIPDKISDSESEMDE; encoded by the exons atggAAGAAAAGTTTAATGCTGTCGTACCAGGCATAAAAAATTCACCTGGAAAG tttGTTAGTTGTCAACAAAGACAAATGATTATCAATTTGTACCTATCAAAAATGACAGATCAATCCACAATGCCAGATCAACGTCACATTAAATACATAGACCTCATCAAATGGATGACACAAGAAACCGGTATTGGTCAACGCACAATTTCAAAGACTTTATCTGAATACCGGAAAAAAGGTACGATTTCTTCTCCTAATAGAAGAAAAGTAAGACCAAAGTTTACTGAGAGACCTAATGAATTTGACAAAAATGCTATTCGACGAAGAATACACGGGTTTTGGCATCGAAAAGAATTTCcaacttttgaaaaaataatggcAACAATCAATGACTATCCCAGCTTATCGAATTTTTCACACACATCTATgcgaaaattattaaaagactTAAATTTCGTATgcactaaaataaaacaaaataatgcttTAACCGAAAGAGGCGATATAGTTTGCTGGAGACAAAAGTACTTGGAATCTATTAGATATTATCGTAGCCAGGGTCGTCAAATTTATTACCTTGACGAATCATGGATAAATGTAGAAGAATCATCTAAATCAGTCGATACCACAATTCAATATGGACAAAAAAATCTGTCACGTAAAggaaaacaattaatttgtgTCCACATAGGATCATCTGATGGATTTGTTGCTGGTGgtcttttagattttgaatcaAAAAACAATTCCAACGaatatcatgacaaaataaattatgttacattTTACGAGTGGTTTAGTAGCATTATACCGTTGTTGAAAGACAACGCAGTGATTGTTATGGATACTGCATCGTACCATTCGGTCAAAAAAGATACGTTTCCCCTCATTTCGTgggaaaaaagtaaaattatcaaATGGTTGGAGAATAATGGAAAATTAATTCATCGACCAATGGTTAAGCATCAACTCTTGGAGGAGGCAGAACAATTTCGACCGGGTTGTGAAAAGTATGTTATTGAtgaattagcaaaaaaaaataataaaatagtacttAGACTACCTCCGTATCACTCTGAGTTAAATCCGATCGAGTTAGCGTGGTCTTTTGTAAAACACTATGTCAAAACAAATAACATGACGTTCAAATTACCAGATGTACAAAAACTGCTACATGAAGCTGTGGAACGAGTTACACCTCAGATgtggaaaaattatataaatcaagttATGGAAGAAGAAGATAAACTCTTTGAAATCGACTTCATCATCGATGAAATTTTGGAAGCGGAACTCACGGAATCCAGTgctttatattttgtaaccatACCAGACAAAATCTCTGATTCCGAATCTGAAATggatgaataa
- the LOC103309826 gene encoding RNA-binding protein squid-like: MNLNLIFVGRLKGKTTVDDLRLHFGQFGEFHFINIKIDIVTGRSRGFAFIEFKTMEGRNNALACTNHVILNRKVDVKKYIPRQIKLFVGALSPDLTDGDIKDDFKHYAPLEAFEMPYDKVKNKRRDFCFITFGFDSNLAVNEILKSPRHVIKGKKVIN; encoded by the exons atGAACCTGAATTT gaTATTCGTCGGAAGGCTTAAAGGCAAAACTACTGTAG ACGATTTACGTTTACACTTTGGTCAGTTTGGTGAAttccattttattaatatcaaaatagatATTGTAACTGGTCGGAGCAGAGGGTTCGCTTTCATTGAGTTCAAGACAATGGAAGGCCGAAACAAT gcctTGGCGTGTACTAATCATGTAATCCTCAACAGGAAAGTTgatgtcaaaaaatatataccacgacaaattaaattatttgttggaGCATTGTCTCCTGATTTAACTGATGGTGACATCAAAGATGACTTCAAACACTATGCACCGCTGGAGGCCTTTGAGATGCCATATGATAAGGTTAAAAACAAACGAAGAGATTTTTGCTTTATTACATTTGGATTTGATAGCAATCTGGcagtaaatgaaatattaaaatcgcCTAGACATGTGATAAAGGGGAAAAAAGtaattaactaa